The Pseudoalteromonas translucida KMM 520 genome segment CAAAATACAAACCATGTTTAGATTTATATATCGGCTTATTTAAAGCACATACTTAGTGATCGCAAGCCAATACCCTTTGCTTATGTCCAAACACTGCACTGCTTTTATCTTTTATTAAATCGGATAGCAGTAATTAAGCTGTTCCGCCTACCGTTAATTTGTCTATTTTCAAACTAGGTTGGCCTACCCCAACAGGAACACTTTGGCCGTCTTTGCCGCACACGCCAACGCCTTTATCGAGCGCTAGGTCGTTACCTACCATAGATATTTGCTGCATTACTTCTGGGCCGTTACCTATTAAGGTTGCGCCTTTAATTGGTTGGGTAATTTTACCGTTTTCGATTAAATAGGCTTCTGATGCGCTAAATACAAATTTACCTGACGTTATATCAACTTGTCCGCCACCAAAATTAGGCGCAAACACGCCTTTTTTAACACTACTGATAATATCTGCTTGGCTGTGTTCACCGCCTAACATGTAAGTGTTGGTCATGCGTGGCATAGGTAAATGTGCGTACGATTCACGACGTGCGTTACCCGTTGGGCTAACCCCCATTAGGCGCGCGTTCATTTTATCTTGCATGTAGCCTTTTAAAATACCGTTTTCGATAAGTACGTTATAAGCCGCAGGTGTGCCTTCGTCGTCTACGTTAAGTGAGCCACGACGATCAGCCATGGTGCCATCATCAACCACTGTACATAGCTCAGACGCTACTTTTTGCCCTACTTTGCCGCTAAACGCCGACGCGCCTTTACGGTTAAAGTCGCCCTCTAGGCCGTGGCCTACGGCTTCGTGTAATAATACACCTGGCCAGCCATTTCCAAGTACCACTTCCATGGTTCCGGCTGGCGCATCAATGGCTTCTAAATTTACTTTTGCTTGGCGCACTGCCTCTTCTGCAAACTCCATCCAACGTGGTTTACCATCTACCAACTCTTTAAAATAACCATAATCTAAACGCGCACCACCACCGGCACCACCACGTTCACGGCGACCATTTTTTTCAAGTAGTACTGAGCAATTTAAACGAATAAGTGGGCGAATATCGGTGGCAAAAGTACCGTCGCTAGCGGCAATAAGTACTTCTTCGTATACGGCCGACATTGAACTTATTACTTGCTCTGCGTCGGGTGCGAGTTCACGAATATAGTTTTCAAGCTCACGTAACAAGTTTACTTTATCGGTATCGCTCATACTTGAAATTGGCTGGTGCGGGGCAAACTGCTGCTTTGCAGTTACATCGCTAAACACTTGAATTGATTTATTTTCACCGGCATCGGCAATGCTACGCGCTGCAGTTGCGGCTTTATTAAGTGCCTCTAGGGTGATTGCATCTGAGTACGAAAAGCCGGTTTTTTCGCCGCTTACTGCGCGTACACCTACGCCTCGCTCAACATTGTATGAACCTTCTTTTACTAAGCCGTCTTCAAGTACCCATGACTCATGGTGACTTGATTGAAAGTATAAATCAGCGTAATCCACTTTATGTTGATGAATGTAGGCGAGCGTTTTTTCGAGTTCTTCTCGATTTAGCTGGCTGTCGTGTAATAAATGCTGTTCAACCGTATTCATAATAAATGCTCTCTAAATCGTTGATGAGATTGCACTGGCATATCTCGTCGAATTTTGTGTAATTGCTTTAAATCTA includes the following:
- the tldD gene encoding metalloprotease TldD: MNTVEQHLLHDSQLNREELEKTLAYIHQHKVDYADLYFQSSHHESWVLEDGLVKEGSYNVERGVGVRAVSGEKTGFSYSDAITLEALNKAATAARSIADAGENKSIQVFSDVTAKQQFAPHQPISSMSDTDKVNLLRELENYIRELAPDAEQVISSMSAVYEEVLIAASDGTFATDIRPLIRLNCSVLLEKNGRRERGGAGGGARLDYGYFKELVDGKPRWMEFAEEAVRQAKVNLEAIDAPAGTMEVVLGNGWPGVLLHEAVGHGLEGDFNRKGASAFSGKVGQKVASELCTVVDDGTMADRRGSLNVDDEGTPAAYNVLIENGILKGYMQDKMNARLMGVSPTGNARRESYAHLPMPRMTNTYMLGGEHSQADIISSVKKGVFAPNFGGGQVDITSGKFVFSASEAYLIENGKITQPIKGATLIGNGPEVMQQISMVGNDLALDKGVGVCGKDGQSVPVGVGQPSLKIDKLTVGGTA